One part of the Aurantibacillus circumpalustris genome encodes these proteins:
- a CDS encoding 2-oxoacid:ferredoxin oxidoreductase subunit beta — MSYVRPKFRHPSLPTNKLGYTVDYYEGSLSTLCAGCGHDSISASVIQAAFELNIEPHRLAKLSGIGCSSKTPAYFLSHSHGFNSVHGRMPSVATGANLANKDLIYFGVSGDGDTASIGMGQFVHVIRRNLNMVYVVMNNGCYGLTKGQDSATADNGSKNKSGQVNPFESIDLASLAIELGATFVAQSFSGDKTQLIPLMKAAIKHPGFAFINVISPCVTFNNNVGSTKSYDYVREHVEATSTIDFVPQMTEITTSYGEGTTEKVKMHDGSFIQLNKLSKDWDPLDKRSAVNAIMSAKEKGEILTGLLYMNPDTQDLHQTINSSDTPLNMLHEKELCPGSTILKEINANFR, encoded by the coding sequence ATGAGTTACGTTCGCCCTAAATTCCGTCATCCAAGTTTGCCAACTAATAAACTAGGTTATACTGTTGATTATTACGAAGGATCTTTGTCAACGCTTTGTGCCGGTTGTGGGCATGATTCGATAAGTGCTTCTGTTATTCAAGCTGCTTTTGAATTAAATATTGAACCGCATCGTTTAGCGAAACTATCTGGGATAGGCTGTTCCTCAAAAACACCTGCTTATTTTTTAAGTCACTCGCATGGTTTCAATTCTGTGCATGGTCGTATGCCTTCGGTAGCAACGGGTGCCAATTTAGCAAACAAAGATTTAATTTATTTTGGTGTATCCGGTGATGGAGATACAGCAAGTATTGGTATGGGTCAGTTTGTTCACGTGATTCGTAGAAACTTAAACATGGTTTACGTGGTGATGAATAATGGTTGTTATGGTTTAACTAAGGGGCAGGACTCTGCAACTGCGGATAATGGCTCTAAAAATAAAAGTGGGCAGGTAAATCCCTTTGAATCGATTGATCTTGCTAGCCTTGCGATTGAACTTGGTGCAACATTCGTAGCACAAAGTTTTTCAGGAGATAAAACACAATTAATTCCTTTGATGAAAGCTGCGATTAAGCACCCTGGATTCGCTTTCATTAACGTTATCTCACCATGTGTTACTTTTAATAACAACGTTGGTTCTACAAAATCTTACGATTATGTAAGAGAACACGTAGAAGCGACTTCAACAATTGATTTTGTGCCGCAAATGACTGAAATTACAACCAGTTATGGAGAAGGAACAACTGAAAAAGTTAAGATGCATGATGGTTCATTTATTCAATTAAATAAATTATCAAAAGATTGGGATCCTCTAGATAAGCGCTCCGCCGTGAATGCTATTATGAGCGCTAAAGAAAAAGGAGAAATTTTAACTGGTTTGTTATATATGAATCCAGATACGCAAGATTTACATCAAACTATAAACAGCTCTGATACACCTTTAAACATGCTTCATGAAAAAGAACTTTGTCCAGGCTCAACCATTCTTAAAGAGATAAACGCGAATTTTAGATAA